Proteins encoded by one window of Salicibibacter halophilus:
- a CDS encoding GNAT family N-acetyltransferase yields MGVRLYREGDEYAIQRLFTTVFKKERSLTEWKWKFFKQKPYILVYEKEERIVGHVALWVLHAFFSGKKQNVGLRVDTMVDPSHRNEGIYQQLTETLFQNAREDHIHLLYGFPSSSAKQGLLHHSSALEIGRIPRYRKMNRLFFKKATLPPEGYFLQEIHGYDKRFDAFAERIKYQYSFSIIKDADFFHWRYFKHPTNTYKVFIVTKEQAIEGYIVVKKEIKTIKGAPFPVGSIIDGDAFDEQIWECLLTCGENALKKTLFIQTWLPFHPGVRTSMKKKNYKKKPVDMTLVVNVLDTEHKDLENTMDWKIAMGDVDAF; encoded by the coding sequence ATGGGCGTAAGGCTTTACCGGGAAGGGGACGAGTACGCCATTCAACGGTTATTTACAACCGTCTTCAAAAAAGAAAGGAGCCTCACTGAATGGAAGTGGAAATTTTTTAAACAAAAGCCCTATATATTGGTTTACGAAAAAGAGGAGAGAATTGTTGGACATGTCGCCTTGTGGGTCTTGCATGCCTTCTTCAGCGGCAAAAAACAAAACGTAGGTTTACGCGTGGATACGATGGTCGATCCTTCACATCGGAACGAAGGCATATATCAACAATTAACCGAAACCTTATTCCAAAACGCTCGCGAAGATCATATTCATTTGCTCTATGGCTTCCCCTCCTCGTCCGCAAAACAAGGATTGCTCCATCATTCAAGCGCGCTGGAGATTGGCAGAATCCCCCGTTATCGAAAGATGAATCGCTTGTTTTTTAAAAAAGCGACGTTACCTCCAGAGGGATATTTTTTACAAGAAATACACGGCTATGATAAGCGCTTCGATGCTTTTGCAGAACGAATCAAATATCAGTACTCCTTTTCGATCATCAAGGACGCCGATTTTTTCCACTGGCGGTATTTCAAGCATCCAACAAACACATACAAAGTTTTCATCGTAACGAAAGAGCAAGCGATCGAAGGTTACATCGTCGTGAAAAAAGAAATAAAAACAATCAAAGGCGCACCATTCCCCGTCGGTTCCATCATTGATGGGGATGCTTTTGACGAACAAATTTGGGAGTGCTTGCTCACCTGCGGCGAAAACGCATTAAAAAAAACACTCTTTATTCAAACGTGGCTTCCTTTCCATCCAGGCGTGCGCACGAGCATGAAAAAAAAGAACTATAAAAAGAAACCTGTCGATATGACATTGGTCGTGAATGTATTGGATACGGAACACAAGGATCTTGAAAACACAATGGATTGGAAGATAGCCATGGGCGACGTCGATGCTTTTTAA